The proteins below are encoded in one region of Arthrobacter sp. CJ23:
- a CDS encoding LacI family DNA-binding transcriptional regulator: MSTSTTPTVYDVAEAAGVSTASVSRFFRSPDKVRPATQEAIRKAVETLGYIPSGLARGLAERHSGVVGMYSFSGHEPDELAMPEQLDEDDVPLVRESSTSPRLYPLFADEVLRGVELECTVRGLPLAVGWQKLDSGGVALDEIARRVDGLVVLPHVVSESMLVHLARTKPIVLVAQFPEDPAVMSSVTVNNKAGMRRLVEHLIEDHGHRSFWFAGPVDDYDRYARHNGFLDALEAAGLAAPDGTVLGGTTGRSDAREAVAALLADKAGRPALPDAVVCANDQTALGVIEGLTAAGVKVPEDVAVTGFDGIDAGRFMQPALTTVRQPMDLLGRVAVELLSKRMAEIPSACEHRVLPVQVLLRESCGCTP, translated from the coding sequence GTGTCTACCAGCACCACGCCAACGGTTTACGACGTCGCGGAGGCTGCAGGCGTTTCCACGGCCTCCGTCTCCAGGTTCTTCCGCTCCCCGGACAAGGTCCGGCCTGCCACGCAGGAGGCAATCCGCAAGGCAGTCGAGACGCTCGGCTACATCCCGAGCGGCCTCGCACGGGGCCTGGCCGAGCGCCACAGCGGCGTCGTCGGCATGTACTCGTTCAGCGGCCACGAGCCCGACGAACTGGCCATGCCAGAGCAGCTCGACGAGGACGACGTCCCCCTGGTCCGCGAATCGTCGACCAGTCCAAGGCTCTACCCGCTCTTCGCCGACGAGGTGCTCCGCGGCGTGGAACTCGAATGCACTGTGCGCGGCCTCCCGCTCGCCGTTGGCTGGCAGAAGCTGGACTCGGGCGGCGTGGCCCTGGATGAGATCGCCCGTCGGGTGGACGGCCTCGTGGTGCTCCCCCACGTGGTGTCCGAGTCAATGCTCGTCCACCTGGCCCGGACCAAGCCCATCGTCCTGGTTGCCCAGTTCCCGGAAGACCCCGCGGTCATGTCCTCGGTGACGGTCAACAACAAGGCCGGGATGCGCCGCCTCGTCGAGCACTTGATCGAAGACCACGGGCACAGGAGCTTCTGGTTCGCCGGGCCCGTCGATGACTACGACCGCTACGCGCGGCACAATGGGTTCCTTGACGCTCTCGAGGCAGCCGGTCTGGCCGCCCCGGACGGCACTGTCCTGGGCGGCACCACGGGCCGGTCAGACGCACGCGAAGCCGTCGCAGCGCTGCTCGCCGATAAGGCAGGCCGCCCGGCTTTGCCCGACGCGGTCGTCTGCGCGAACGATCAGACCGCCCTAGGCGTCATCGAGGGCCTCACCGCGGCCGGGGTCAAGGTTCCGGAAGACGTCGCAGTCACCGGGTTCGACGGGATCGATGCAGGCCGGTTCATGCAACCGGCGCTCACCACGGTCCGCCAGCCCATGGACCTGCTGGGCCGGGTCGCCGTCGAGCTCCTGAGCAAACGGATGGCCGAGATCCCATCGGCGTGCGAGCACAGGGTCCTTCCTGTCCAGGTGCTCCTTCGGGAAAGCTGCGGCTGCACGCCATAG
- a CDS encoding aminotransferase class I/II-fold pyridoxal phosphate-dependent enzyme: MGSAAKPSQASLQDQVQRALGLLRAVEPYWAVPGVVTVARLEEAVTSGDFQTAVDLLASVAPQLPSSGSAAEAQSSSRGPQEGHEPDMGDGHENVSRPRFEVLLVDDITGQEADALKSDMYAQRRTTDAFNYEVTVVSSYEDALVALLLNRDIQACILRPGFEVTSKQPLGRDLRTFLGGHVSERLEGMRPIGRILDLAERISELRPELDVYLVAGVSIETLAGALTRRFRRIFRRQDHLDLHLSLLSGIAERYETPFFTAIQNYSRRPSSVFHALPISRGGSVGTSPWIRDMADFYGLNLLLAETSATSGGLDSLLDPHGSIKRAQDLAARAFGSERTYFVTNGTSTANKIVHQSILAPGDIVLVDRNCHKSHHYAFALAGAQVSYLDAYPLDKYAFYGAVPLTSIKQRLLDYRREGRLDEVKMITLTNCTFDGIVYDVERVMEECLAIKPDLVFLWDEAWFAFAGFHPVYRRRTAMAAARKLTSSFSDPSYAARHAKQEALLQNPGTNEYADDELWLSTRLIPDPRKVKLRVYATQSTHKTLTSLRQGSMIHVHDQDFREMNQESFREAYMTHTSTSPNYQILASLDIGRRQVELEGFGLVQRQADLATSLAEAVARNALLKKYFRVLTTHDLVPAQYRISTSPMPLRDGYSTFERAWQHDEFVVDPSRLTLDISRTGVDGDTFRHQYLADKHGIQVNKTSRNSVLFMTNIGTSRSAVAYLIEVLVKLAETFENETPGILSGRAPTIVATGPATATPPLPDFSSFAARFRKGASTPDGDIRTAFFESYRPSATAYVAPDELSAQINSGTEVVSAGFVTPYPPGFPILVPGQVITTQTLEFMAALDTREIHGFNPDQGYLVFKD; encoded by the coding sequence ATGGGAAGTGCCGCCAAACCTTCCCAAGCGAGCCTGCAAGACCAAGTTCAGAGAGCGCTTGGGCTGCTGAGGGCGGTTGAACCGTACTGGGCAGTTCCCGGGGTGGTTACAGTGGCGAGGCTCGAGGAGGCCGTGACGTCAGGTGACTTCCAGACTGCTGTGGATTTGCTGGCGTCGGTGGCACCTCAGCTGCCTTCTTCCGGGTCGGCGGCTGAAGCCCAGAGCAGCAGCCGAGGACCGCAAGAGGGACATGAGCCGGACATGGGGGACGGGCATGAGAATGTCTCCAGACCACGGTTTGAGGTCCTTCTCGTGGATGACATCACGGGCCAGGAAGCTGACGCCCTCAAGTCCGATATGTACGCCCAACGACGGACCACCGATGCTTTCAACTACGAGGTCACAGTGGTCTCCAGCTACGAAGACGCACTCGTGGCATTGCTGTTGAACCGCGACATTCAGGCCTGCATCCTCAGACCCGGCTTTGAGGTCACCAGCAAACAACCGCTGGGACGTGACCTTCGCACGTTCCTCGGCGGCCACGTCAGTGAGCGGCTTGAAGGGATGCGCCCAATAGGGCGCATCCTTGATCTGGCCGAAAGGATCTCCGAACTTCGCCCGGAACTTGACGTGTACCTGGTGGCAGGCGTCTCAATTGAAACGCTGGCCGGCGCCCTGACCCGCCGATTCAGGAGGATCTTCCGCCGACAGGATCATCTTGACCTGCATCTGTCGCTGCTCTCGGGCATCGCTGAGCGCTACGAGACGCCGTTCTTTACCGCTATCCAGAACTACAGCCGTCGTCCCTCCAGCGTGTTCCATGCTCTGCCGATTTCCCGCGGAGGTTCAGTTGGCACCTCCCCCTGGATCCGTGACATGGCCGACTTCTATGGACTGAACCTTCTGCTGGCTGAGACCTCCGCAACATCCGGCGGCCTGGATTCGCTGTTGGATCCGCATGGGTCCATCAAGCGTGCGCAGGATCTGGCGGCACGCGCGTTCGGCTCCGAGAGAACATACTTTGTCACCAATGGAACATCGACTGCGAACAAGATCGTGCATCAGTCAATCCTTGCTCCCGGAGATATAGTCCTGGTCGACCGGAACTGCCACAAATCCCATCACTATGCCTTCGCACTGGCAGGTGCCCAGGTCTCATATCTGGACGCATACCCGCTGGATAAGTATGCCTTCTACGGGGCTGTCCCGCTGACAAGCATCAAGCAACGACTGCTTGACTACCGGCGGGAAGGCCGCCTGGATGAAGTCAAGATGATCACTCTGACAAACTGCACCTTCGACGGGATCGTCTACGACGTTGAACGGGTCATGGAAGAATGTCTGGCCATCAAGCCGGACCTTGTTTTCCTCTGGGATGAAGCCTGGTTCGCCTTCGCAGGGTTCCACCCGGTTTACCGGCGGAGAACCGCGATGGCAGCGGCGCGGAAGCTTACGTCCTCCTTCAGCGATCCGTCCTATGCGGCCCGGCACGCCAAACAGGAGGCCCTTCTCCAGAATCCCGGGACAAACGAATATGCAGACGATGAGCTCTGGCTAAGCACCCGGCTGATACCGGATCCGAGGAAGGTCAAACTTCGGGTGTACGCTACCCAATCCACGCACAAGACCCTGACATCGCTCCGCCAAGGGTCGATGATCCATGTCCACGACCAAGACTTCAGGGAGATGAATCAGGAGTCGTTCCGCGAAGCGTACATGACGCACACCTCGACATCACCGAACTACCAGATTCTGGCGTCCCTGGACATCGGCCGCCGCCAGGTGGAACTCGAAGGATTTGGTCTGGTGCAAAGGCAGGCCGACCTCGCCACGAGCCTGGCCGAGGCAGTCGCCCGGAACGCGCTTCTAAAGAAATACTTCCGGGTCCTCACAACCCACGACCTGGTCCCCGCCCAGTACCGGATCTCCACCAGCCCAATGCCGTTGCGGGACGGCTATTCAACGTTCGAACGCGCATGGCAACACGATGAATTCGTTGTCGACCCCAGCCGGCTGACCCTGGACATCAGCCGCACCGGGGTCGACGGCGACACCTTCCGCCATCAGTATCTGGCGGACAAACACGGCATCCAAGTCAACAAGACCTCGCGTAACAGCGTGCTCTTCATGACCAACATCGGCACCAGCCGCAGCGCCGTGGCGTATCTGATCGAGGTTCTCGTAAAACTCGCAGAAACCTTCGAGAACGAGACTCCCGGCATCCTGAGCGGGCGGGCCCCCACGATCGTAGCGACCGGCCCGGCGACAGCCACGCCGCCACTGCCGGACTTCAGCAGCTTTGCCGCCCGATTCCGTAAAGGGGCCTCCACTCCGGACGGAGACATCCGGACAGCCTTCTTTGAAAGCTACCGCCCAAGTGCAACCGCCTACGTCGCCCCCGACGAGCTTTCGGCGCAGATCAACAGCGGAACCGAGGTTGTGTCGGCGGGCTTCGTCACGCCCTACCCGCCAGGATTCCCCATCCTGGTCCCTGGCCAGGTCATCACCACCCAGACCCTGGAGTTCATGGCGGCGTTGGACACCCGCGAGATCCATGGCTTCAACCCCGATCAGGGCTATCTGGTGTTCAAAGACTAG
- a CDS encoding serine hydrolase, translating into MNLENWQSTQYLHWSFQHMADFLPTAVISRGRGPVAVLQPRPLGSALESIGVPPLHDGAPATIREVIDATNTDGWAVMHGENLIAEEYAGGMTAGSSHILMSVSKTLVGTVAGALSDEGVLDTDALVTAYVPALAGSGYAGATVRNLLDMRSGIAFSENYLDPFAEVRLLEEAISWAPRMDPGLPTTLYGFLQTLRQKTFHGGVFEYRSCETDVLGWVCEAAAGEPMPELMSRLLWSRMGAEEDATIGTDPVGTGMFDGGINAGLRDMLRFGSIFLNDGVSLTNERILSPGWIAETLNGAVDSRDAFLCSPGDNRMPGGMYRNQIWFPYPGNDVLLCLGIHGQMIYINRPARVVAAKLSSWPLPQDAAKLFSTLRAFDAISATLAADTARLRQRAH; encoded by the coding sequence ATGAACCTGGAAAACTGGCAGTCAACCCAGTATCTGCATTGGAGTTTCCAGCACATGGCTGATTTCCTGCCCACGGCTGTCATTTCCCGTGGAAGGGGCCCAGTCGCGGTTCTTCAACCGCGGCCACTAGGCTCCGCACTGGAAAGCATCGGTGTCCCGCCCCTGCACGACGGGGCACCGGCCACCATCCGCGAAGTCATCGATGCCACTAATACCGACGGCTGGGCAGTCATGCACGGAGAGAACCTCATCGCTGAAGAATATGCAGGGGGCATGACAGCGGGGTCTTCGCACATTCTGATGTCGGTCAGTAAGACCCTCGTCGGGACTGTTGCCGGTGCGCTGTCAGATGAGGGAGTCCTCGACACAGACGCCCTCGTAACTGCATACGTTCCCGCTTTGGCGGGGTCGGGATACGCCGGTGCCACAGTCAGGAATCTGTTGGATATGAGATCCGGCATCGCGTTCTCGGAGAACTACCTTGATCCCTTCGCCGAGGTCCGACTCCTGGAGGAGGCTATCAGCTGGGCACCACGAATGGACCCCGGGCTACCTACCACGCTGTACGGGTTTCTCCAGACCCTGCGGCAAAAGACCTTCCACGGAGGAGTCTTCGAATACCGCTCCTGTGAAACCGACGTCCTTGGCTGGGTTTGTGAAGCAGCCGCGGGAGAGCCCATGCCCGAGCTCATGTCCAGGCTCCTCTGGAGCAGGATGGGTGCAGAGGAGGACGCTACGATAGGCACCGACCCCGTGGGCACCGGCATGTTTGACGGAGGAATCAACGCGGGACTGCGCGACATGCTCCGGTTTGGTTCGATCTTCCTGAACGATGGCGTTTCTCTGACCAATGAACGGATCCTTTCGCCGGGCTGGATCGCAGAGACGCTCAACGGTGCCGTCGACTCCAGGGACGCCTTCCTCTGCAGTCCGGGTGACAACCGGATGCCCGGGGGCATGTACCGCAACCAGATCTGGTTCCCCTACCCGGGCAACGACGTGTTGCTGTGTCTGGGCATCCACGGCCAAATGATCTACATCAACCGCCCCGCGCGCGTCGTGGCCGCGAAACTATCCAGCTGGCCGCTGCCCCAGGACGCGGCGAAACTCTTCTCGACCTTGCGCGCCTTTGACGCTATTTCAGCCACTCTTGCCGCGGACACCGCCAGGCTCCGACAACGAGCACATTAG
- a CDS encoding biotin carboxylase, translated as MKHMPNGAEGNNTPTPATIAARVAAPAAANSHHVAADETPAISVGTDAAFAEAVPRLASGRGLENISEVRHFFRTNDVPVFFIGATPFNLLGLDRWVRNFSYVTYYDAWDGAHPKVFSPLYKPYHEFEDGEAINNWLLNNPEVRAHMARGLLPGVRPKVAMVFFNEETEAICAELGYDLILPPASLRERLDSKIVTTQLGDEAGAPSVPNVLTTANDWDELVQAAEAAGLGEDLVVQTPYGDSGKTTFFISCEADWDKNKDDIIGQELKVMRRINNLPVAVEAVITRCGTVVGPFLTELTGYAELTPYRGGWCGNEMHAEVLTPGQRTKATELVRRLGDRLGEEGYRGFFEVDVLIDTDEDEVYLGELNPRISGASAITNVTAGAYADIPLFLFHLLEYMDVDFVLDVDEINQRWEDLAGGDTWSQMIIKEASPVVEQLVETPPTGQYFLDATGALVFRRAALDWHQLKDESEAFFLRIYGPGDYRWKGADLGVLVTKGRLQRDTNGQSSLTIRARHLIDSIRSRYLGVALSDAAEPKRSQGVKSQ; from the coding sequence ATGAAGCACATGCCCAACGGCGCAGAAGGAAACAACACCCCCACGCCGGCGACAATTGCTGCCAGAGTTGCCGCTCCTGCAGCAGCGAACTCCCACCACGTGGCCGCCGACGAAACCCCCGCAATCAGCGTCGGCACGGATGCTGCGTTTGCTGAAGCTGTCCCGAGGCTGGCATCTGGGCGAGGGCTGGAGAACATCTCAGAAGTTCGACACTTCTTCCGGACCAATGATGTGCCGGTGTTTTTCATTGGGGCCACGCCCTTCAACCTGCTCGGGTTGGACCGTTGGGTGCGGAACTTCTCATACGTGACCTACTACGACGCATGGGATGGAGCCCACCCCAAGGTCTTCTCACCCCTATACAAGCCGTACCACGAATTCGAAGACGGCGAGGCCATTAACAACTGGCTCTTGAACAACCCCGAAGTCCGGGCGCACATGGCGCGAGGCCTTCTCCCTGGCGTCAGGCCCAAGGTGGCCATGGTGTTCTTCAACGAAGAAACCGAAGCGATTTGCGCCGAACTCGGCTACGACCTTATCTTGCCCCCGGCGAGCCTGCGCGAACGCCTCGATTCGAAGATCGTGACCACGCAACTGGGCGACGAAGCCGGCGCACCAAGTGTCCCCAACGTCCTGACCACAGCCAACGACTGGGACGAACTTGTCCAAGCAGCCGAGGCTGCTGGCCTCGGCGAGGATCTCGTCGTTCAGACACCCTATGGGGACTCCGGGAAGACTACGTTCTTCATTTCCTGCGAAGCAGATTGGGACAAGAACAAAGACGACATTATCGGCCAGGAACTGAAGGTGATGCGCAGGATCAACAACCTGCCGGTTGCCGTCGAAGCCGTCATCACCCGGTGCGGTACCGTGGTAGGACCGTTCCTGACGGAGCTGACAGGATATGCGGAGCTCACCCCGTACCGGGGCGGTTGGTGCGGGAACGAAATGCACGCCGAGGTCCTCACGCCCGGCCAAAGAACCAAGGCAACGGAGCTTGTACGCCGGCTCGGCGACCGGCTGGGCGAAGAGGGCTACCGGGGATTCTTCGAAGTCGACGTACTCATCGACACCGACGAAGACGAGGTCTACCTGGGTGAATTGAATCCCCGGATCAGCGGCGCCTCCGCGATCACCAACGTCACCGCCGGTGCCTACGCTGACATCCCGCTGTTCCTCTTCCACCTGCTCGAATACATGGACGTGGATTTCGTCCTGGACGTCGATGAGATCAACCAACGCTGGGAGGACCTGGCCGGTGGAGACACATGGAGCCAAATGATCATAAAGGAAGCATCGCCGGTCGTAGAGCAACTCGTGGAAACCCCACCGACAGGCCAGTACTTCCTGGACGCCACGGGCGCGCTGGTCTTCCGGCGTGCCGCACTTGACTGGCACCAGCTCAAGGACGAATCCGAGGCCTTCTTCCTGCGCATCTACGGCCCGGGGGACTACCGGTGGAAAGGCGCCGACCTTGGCGTTCTGGTGACCAAGGGACGCCTGCAACGCGACACCAACGGACAATCATCGTTGACCATCCGTGCACGCCACCTCATCGACTCGATACGATCGCGCTACCTCGGGGTTGCGCTGTCCGACGCCGCAGAACCGAAGCGGTCCCAGGGCGTGAAGTCTCAGTGA
- a CDS encoding amino acid permease yields the protein MSINTSDQKDGHLTDGGHAHASDSLIHAEEAGYHKGLKPRQIQMIAIGGAIGTGLFLGAGGRLHIAGPSLVVAYAICGFFAFLILRALGELVLHRPSSGSFVSYAREFFGEKTAYVVGWFYWINWAMATIVDTTAAALYMNFFGKYIPWMGAVPQWAWALIALVVVLSLNLVSVKVFGELEFWFSLIKVAALVAFLFVGTYFVIFGTPIDGQDVGFSLIADNGGMLPNGLLAMVLVMQGVLFAYAGIELVGTAAGETENPEKIMPKAINSVVYRIGLFYVGSVLLLVLLLPYTSYEKGVSPFVTFFGSIGVQGVDVIMNLVVLTAALSSLNAGLYSTGRILRSMSMAGSAPKFAQRMNKAGVPYGGIAITAGVSLLGVPLNYLVPHDAFEIVLHVAAVGIIVMWAAIVLCQIQLKRWADRGWLERPTFRMFGAPYTGYLSLLFLAGILVIVFIDSPLTMVVTAVACGLMVLGWFLCRKQIHEIAAAREGYTGEAPVIANRQSLR from the coding sequence ATGTCCATCAATACCAGTGATCAGAAAGACGGTCACCTGACCGACGGCGGTCACGCACACGCCTCGGACTCGCTTATTCACGCAGAGGAAGCGGGGTACCACAAGGGCCTCAAACCCCGCCAGATCCAGATGATTGCTATCGGCGGCGCCATCGGAACAGGCCTGTTTCTGGGCGCGGGTGGACGGCTGCACATCGCCGGCCCTTCGCTCGTCGTCGCCTACGCAATCTGCGGGTTCTTTGCCTTCCTGATCCTCCGCGCGCTCGGCGAACTCGTGCTCCACCGCCCGTCCTCTGGGTCCTTCGTCTCCTATGCCCGGGAGTTCTTCGGCGAGAAGACAGCCTATGTCGTCGGCTGGTTCTACTGGATCAACTGGGCCATGGCCACCATCGTAGATACCACCGCCGCCGCGCTGTACATGAACTTCTTCGGCAAGTACATCCCTTGGATGGGCGCGGTTCCGCAGTGGGCGTGGGCCCTTATCGCCCTGGTTGTGGTCCTTAGCCTGAACCTTGTTTCGGTGAAGGTCTTCGGGGAGCTCGAGTTCTGGTTTTCCCTCATCAAGGTCGCGGCACTCGTGGCGTTCCTGTTCGTTGGCACCTACTTCGTCATTTTCGGCACCCCGATTGACGGCCAGGACGTTGGATTCAGCCTCATCGCGGACAACGGCGGCATGCTACCCAACGGCCTGCTCGCCATGGTCCTGGTGATGCAGGGTGTGTTGTTCGCCTACGCCGGAATCGAACTGGTGGGCACTGCTGCGGGCGAGACAGAGAACCCGGAAAAGATCATGCCCAAGGCCATCAACTCGGTCGTCTACCGCATCGGTCTGTTCTACGTCGGTTCGGTCCTGCTTTTGGTCCTGCTGCTTCCCTACACCTCGTATGAGAAGGGCGTCAGTCCCTTCGTCACATTCTTCGGTTCAATCGGCGTCCAAGGAGTAGACGTCATCATGAACCTCGTAGTGCTCACGGCTGCATTGTCCTCGCTGAACGCCGGCCTTTACTCAACAGGCCGGATCCTGCGTTCCATGTCCATGGCCGGTTCAGCCCCGAAGTTCGCCCAACGGATGAACAAGGCCGGCGTTCCCTACGGCGGCATCGCCATCACCGCAGGAGTCTCCCTACTCGGGGTTCCGTTGAACTACCTCGTCCCCCACGATGCTTTCGAAATCGTCCTTCACGTGGCTGCAGTTGGGATCATCGTGATGTGGGCCGCCATCGTCCTGTGCCAAATTCAGCTCAAGCGATGGGCCGACCGGGGATGGCTCGAGCGTCCGACCTTCCGGATGTTCGGTGCCCCATATACCGGCTACCTGTCCCTGCTCTTTCTAGCGGGCATCCTCGTCATCGTCTTCATTGATTCCCCGCTCACCATGGTGGTCACCGCCGTCGCTTGCGGACTCATGGTGCTTGGCTGGTTCCTTTGCCGCAAGCAGATCCATGAAATTGCAGCAGCCAGGGAAGGCTACACAGGCGAAGCGCCTGTGATCGCCAACCGACAAAGCCTCCGGTAG
- a CDS encoding glutaminase has protein sequence MTTVIDSVPLGVVLDDIVQLHRPRNERGSVPARIPHLSAPPFDRFGIAVATTTGEIFSAGDAGIPFSIQSISKVFTLAMALGVDDRDSLWSRVLREPSGTSFDSLVQLEVEHGIPRNPFINPGALVVTDHLMESFPDSAGHFLRFLAEQVGESTVGVGPFIDEAAAQSELASGNRNLALAHFLKDFGNLRHPAQAVVESYIRQCSVMMTCEQTAKAGLFLARGGRGEAGSVVSKDQAKRICSIMLTCGMYDAAGEFAYRVGLPGKSGVGGGILVIVPGRYSICVWSPRLDSKGNSLAGMAALADLTDRTGWSVF, from the coding sequence ATGACTACAGTAATCGATTCGGTCCCCTTGGGAGTCGTGCTGGACGACATTGTCCAGCTGCACAGGCCGCGGAATGAACGTGGTTCGGTCCCCGCCAGGATTCCGCATTTGTCCGCTCCACCGTTCGACCGGTTCGGGATCGCCGTCGCCACCACGACCGGAGAGATCTTCAGCGCCGGCGATGCCGGCATCCCCTTCTCGATACAGAGCATTTCCAAGGTCTTCACCTTGGCCATGGCACTCGGCGTGGATGACCGGGACTCGCTGTGGTCCCGAGTCCTTCGCGAGCCTTCGGGGACCTCCTTTGATTCCCTGGTGCAGCTTGAAGTTGAGCACGGGATTCCTCGAAACCCCTTCATCAACCCTGGCGCACTGGTTGTGACCGATCATCTAATGGAGAGCTTCCCGGACTCCGCGGGCCACTTCCTGCGTTTCCTCGCGGAGCAGGTGGGGGAGTCGACTGTCGGGGTTGGCCCCTTCATTGATGAAGCGGCGGCCCAAAGCGAGCTCGCCAGCGGCAACCGCAATCTTGCTCTCGCGCACTTCCTGAAGGACTTTGGCAACTTGCGCCACCCAGCCCAAGCGGTGGTCGAGTCCTACATCAGGCAGTGCTCCGTGATGATGACCTGCGAACAGACGGCGAAGGCCGGGCTGTTCCTGGCGCGCGGCGGACGTGGGGAAGCCGGCTCCGTTGTGTCAAAGGACCAAGCAAAACGTATCTGCTCCATCATGCTGACATGCGGCATGTACGACGCCGCCGGAGAGTTCGCCTATCGGGTCGGGCTCCCGGGCAAGAGCGGCGTTGGTGGCGGAATCCTAGTCATCGTCCCCGGGAGATACTCCATCTGCGTTTGGAGTCCACGGCTGGACTCCAAGGGCAACTCGCTGGCCGGAATGGCTGCACTCGCTGACCTCACTGACCGCACTGGCTGGTCTGTGTTCTGA
- a CDS encoding CdaR family transcriptional regulator, with product MATATVDDILSDLPPGCARLILHPTCPVHRIERLLIVDADDETRDVRAALVLLVGVRGRSVLPAVRRLLANPPLVLAVKGRPEEVAEVEELLRETGAGLLLVDPDSDWDRFVSIANARIQPRSYQSEVLTLLEEDLFAIAQTTARLTSSHVVIEDAANKVLAYSTVCNDIDELRKASILARRGPRKYELLLKDLGAYRELHRTRATVRVPARPQDGLRERVAIALFAGHRIMGYIWLQETGEGFGQDVEYVLSGSATRAAAELIRYRNHQALPMREDRIVRILSGPAEAAACAHSEKMPADLPAALILIGISAEAAQADDAALKHGELANLASIHAAAYKASAIVGQFRGDTAVVLPGLQPKNAKAGLRILAEAIVGDATKHLGISPFAAVGPLAADLLSVHSTIAKTEALLRCLRRGGDASVATEDDFEAEILLHEAVADFTASAFRHRALWTLLREDSDLAETLRVYFEVSLDVAACAHRMNLHKNTVYYRISKAGRITGLDFTDPRHSLVALLHVQEWADKYKEQAEKK from the coding sequence ATGGCGACAGCTACTGTGGACGACATCCTGTCGGATCTCCCGCCGGGTTGCGCCAGACTCATTCTTCACCCCACCTGTCCCGTCCATCGGATTGAGCGTTTGCTGATCGTCGACGCCGATGACGAGACGAGGGACGTCCGGGCTGCATTGGTTCTGTTGGTGGGAGTTCGCGGCCGCTCCGTTTTGCCTGCTGTTCGCCGGCTTCTTGCTAATCCGCCGCTGGTGCTGGCCGTGAAGGGCCGGCCCGAGGAGGTGGCAGAAGTGGAGGAACTTCTAAGGGAGACCGGGGCTGGACTTCTGCTGGTGGACCCGGATTCGGACTGGGACCGGTTTGTTTCCATTGCCAATGCCAGGATCCAGCCGCGCAGCTACCAGAGTGAAGTTCTCACGCTGCTCGAGGAGGACCTTTTTGCCATAGCTCAAACGACTGCGCGCCTGACGTCCAGCCATGTCGTCATTGAGGACGCGGCCAACAAGGTGCTCGCGTACTCCACTGTGTGCAATGACATCGATGAACTCCGCAAGGCATCGATACTGGCGCGGCGGGGTCCGCGTAAATATGAACTGCTGCTCAAAGACCTCGGCGCCTATCGCGAACTGCACCGGACTCGCGCGACTGTTCGGGTACCTGCCAGGCCACAGGACGGTTTGAGGGAACGCGTTGCCATTGCATTGTTCGCGGGCCACCGCATCATGGGGTACATCTGGCTTCAGGAAACGGGGGAGGGCTTTGGTCAGGATGTTGAGTATGTTCTGAGCGGCTCGGCCACGCGGGCGGCGGCCGAATTGATCCGGTATCGCAACCATCAGGCGTTACCGATGCGGGAGGACCGGATCGTTCGTATCCTGTCCGGCCCTGCGGAAGCCGCGGCCTGTGCCCACAGTGAGAAGATGCCTGCGGATCTCCCCGCAGCCCTGATCCTGATAGGAATCTCGGCCGAGGCCGCACAGGCCGACGATGCGGCACTCAAGCACGGCGAACTTGCCAATCTGGCGTCCATACATGCGGCAGCCTATAAAGCGTCTGCCATCGTGGGGCAATTCAGGGGAGACACCGCTGTCGTCCTCCCGGGACTGCAGCCGAAGAACGCCAAGGCTGGGCTTCGGATCCTGGCGGAGGCCATCGTCGGTGATGCGACCAAGCACTTGGGGATCTCCCCGTTTGCAGCAGTTGGACCACTCGCTGCTGACCTTTTGTCGGTTCACTCGACGATCGCGAAAACCGAGGCCTTACTGCGCTGTCTGCGCCGCGGAGGGGACGCTTCGGTGGCCACCGAAGACGATTTCGAGGCGGAGATCCTCCTCCACGAGGCAGTGGCAGATTTCACAGCGTCGGCCTTTCGTCACCGCGCGCTCTGGACCCTCCTTCGTGAGGACAGTGATCTGGCCGAGACGCTTCGCGTGTATTTCGAGGTCTCACTGGACGTCGCCGCATGTGCGCATCGCATGAATCTGCATAAGAACACTGTCTATTACAGGATCAGCAAGGCCGGACGGATTACCGGCCTGGACTTCACTGATCCGCGCCATTCCTTGGTTGCCCTGCTTCACGTTCAGGAGTGGGCGGATAAGTACAAGGAGCAAGCGGAAAAGAAATGA